GTTGTCACGCGCCAGGTGGCGCAGGCGTTCGCCCAGGTCCGCGAGGTGGCTAACGGCGGCCGCCGCCAGGACCAGGCCCCCAGCGTCGGTGACCAGTGCGGGGACCCGGGGCTGAATGACCCGCAGGTCGAGCAGATGCGCGAGCAGGCGCTCGGCGAGCTCATGAGGGGCGTAACCGACCTGATCGACCTGGCGGTCGACTCCATGGGCCCCGAGGCCGCCGAACGCCTCTACGGCGCACCCCTGATGCGCCGCGCCCGCCAGCTGGCAAGCGCCGCCCACAGCTCGCTCATGACCATCACCCACCGGTAGGAGGCCCAGATGACCGAGACCACCACCATCGAGCAGGCCGGCTCGGACGGCCCCGAGCTGTCGGGTGTCGACCTCGCGCGGGTCGCTCTGCACGCCGCCCGCGATGCCGCCCGCAAGCGCGGCGAAACTGAGGCCCGGATGCCGCGCCGCCGCACCAGGCGTGTTGTGAAGCGCGACGGCCGCGAGCCGAGCGGGTTCGCCGCCGTGCTCCAGGGCCTGATGGCGGAGCGGGCCTGGGCGGTCCCGGCCGTCGGCGGCAGCATCCTGGACCGCTGGCCAGACATCGCAGCCGCACTCTCATCCCGGCTGTCCGAGCACGTCCAGGCCGTGGCCTTCCACTCGGAGAGCGGGCAGCTGGACCTGCGCCCGGACTCGCCCGCTTATGCCACCCAACTCCGCCTGATCACCGCCCGGATCATCACCGCAGCGAACCAGGAAGTCGGCACCGACGCCGTCCGCACCATCCGGGTCCTGGCCGCCGGCGTCGCGCCCGAGCCCCGCACGGCGGAACCCGCCCCGCAGACCGCGCCCCAAGCGCCGGTGAAGACCCGCGACACCGCCTCGCCCGGCTATCAGCAGGCGCTGGCCGCGCACATGGCCGTCGCCCCCGACAGGCGGGTGGACCCGGGCATCGCGGAAGCAGTCGAGCGGCAGACCAGGGCCATGCGCGAGCTCAGCCGGCGGGCCT
This is a stretch of genomic DNA from Streptomyces sp. V4I8. It encodes these proteins:
- a CDS encoding DciA family protein, which gives rise to MTETTTIEQAGSDGPELSGVDLARVALHAARDAARKRGETEARMPRRRTRRVVKRDGREPSGFAAVLQGLMAERAWAVPAVGGSILDRWPDIAAALSSRLSEHVQAVAFHSESGQLDLRPDSPAYATQLRLITARIITAANQEVGTDAVRTIRVLAAGVAPEPRTAEPAPQTAPQAPVKTRDTASPGYQQALAAHMAVAPDRRVDPGIAEAVERQTRAMRELSRRAFPEPEASSIEAARIQRRRASEANHTLALRRARAERAARQTGTEAAAPQPSAVRRTA